In one Bacteroidales bacterium WCE2004 genomic region, the following are encoded:
- a CDS encoding DNA replication and repair protein RecR, which yields MYSTEKYPSQVLQEAVEAIGSLPGVGSRSALRLALHLLGQPADSVHRFAAAINRLADDVHYCHICQMVADADTCSICADRTRDARTICVVESVRDVMSIEATGQYRGVYHVLGGIISPIDGVGPSDLHIRELVERIDRIHEEDAATADLPGGGDLPAGELEVILALSGDVEGETTALYIYRQIEGKGAKVSTLARGLGFGDDLEYADALTLGRSLTGRQPFRP from the coding sequence ATGTATTCTACCGAGAAATATCCTTCCCAGGTCCTCCAGGAGGCCGTCGAGGCCATCGGCTCGCTGCCGGGCGTCGGCTCGCGCAGCGCCCTGCGCCTCGCCCTGCACCTGCTGGGCCAGCCCGCCGACAGCGTCCACCGTTTCGCGGCCGCCATCAACCGCCTGGCCGACGACGTGCACTATTGCCATATCTGCCAGATGGTCGCGGACGCGGACACCTGCTCGATCTGCGCCGACCGCACGCGCGACGCCCGCACCATCTGCGTGGTGGAGAGCGTGCGCGATGTGATGAGCATCGAGGCCACGGGCCAGTACCGCGGCGTCTATCACGTCCTGGGCGGCATCATCTCCCCCATCGACGGCGTCGGCCCGTCCGACCTGCACATCCGGGAGCTGGTGGAGCGCATCGACCGCATCCACGAGGAGGACGCCGCCACGGCCGACCTGCCGGGCGGCGGCGACCTGCCCGCCGGCGAGCTCGAAGTCATCCTCGCGCTGAGCGGCGACGTGGAGGGCGAGACGACGGCGCTCTACATCTACCGGCAGATCGAGGGCAAGGGCGCGAAGGTCTCCACGCTGGCCCGCGGCCTCGGCTTCGGCGACGACCTCGAGTACGCCGACGCCCTCACGCTCGGCCGCTCGCTGACCGGCCGGCAGCCGTTCCGGCCCTGA